The following nucleotide sequence is from Pseudomonas putida S13.1.2.
GGCCATCGAGCGCTCGCCCAAGCTGCAGGTGCAACCGCTGCAGCGCGGCACCATGTACTACGTGGCGATGAGCATGAAGCAGCCCGAATTCGCCAACCAGAAAGTCCGCGAAGCGGTGCGCAACCTGATCGACTACAAAGGCATCGACGAGCAGGTCATGCCGCACTACGGCATGCTCAACCAGCAGCCGATGCAGCTTGGCCTCGACGCCCGCCTGCCGGACCCAGGCTACAAGATGGATGTCGCCAAGGCCAAGGCGTTGCTCGCCGAAGCCGGCTACCCGCAAGGCTTCGCCACCACCATCCGGACCTTGTCCGAGCCGCCGTTCATCGACATCGCCGCGCGCATGCAGTCGACGCTCGCCGAAGGCGGGATCAAGGCCAGCATCGTCACCGGCACCGGCAACCAGGTGTATGGCGCGATGCGCGCGCGCAACTTCGAAATGATCGTGGCGCGCGGTGCCGAGCGCTACCCGCACCCGTACTTCAGCCTGCGCACCTTTGTCTACAACCCGGACAACAGCGACAGCGCGGGCCTGCCCAACTTCCAGGGCTGGCGCGCGTCGTTCTTCGATCAACAGCTCAATGCGCTGATCGACCAGGCGGGCATCGAGCGTGACGCCGCCAAGCGCGTGAGCCTGTACCACCAGGCCCAGCAGCGCTACGACCAGCAGGTCGGGCCGATCATGATGCTCTCGCAGATGACCGACACCGCGGTGAGCGCGGTGGACGTCAAGGGCTTTACCGGCGATGACGCCGAGGCGACCCGTTACCTGGGCGTCTACAAGCAACGCTGAACCTGTCCGGGGGCGCCTGTGGGCGCTCCGGGCGGCCATGATTTCACACCGAGAACATGCCGATGATTGCCAACATGTCTTCTACCCAAGCAAGCGCCAAGCCGCAGGCCGACACCACGCCGGCTTCCAGCCTCGACGCCTTTTACAAAAGCAGCCTGCGGGTGCTGCGCCACCTGTTGCGCAACCCCATGACCCTGGCCGGGCTGCTGGTGGCCGTGCTGCTGATCGTGGTCGCCACCTTTGCCCCGTGGATCGCCACCCATGACCCGGTGGTGCAGAACCTCGCCAACGCCCTGCAGGCCCCTGGTGCCGCGCACTGGTTCGGCACCGACGAATACGGCCGCGACATCTTCAGCCGGTTGGTCTACGGCTCACGCATCACCCTCTACATCATTACCCTGGTGACCGTTATCGTCGGACCGATCGGGCTGTTCATCGGCACTGTGTCGGGCTACTACGGTGGCATCGTCGACACGGTGTTCATGCGCATCACCGACATCTTCATCTCGTTCCCCAGCCTGGTCCTGGCACTGGCGTTCATCGCTGCCCTTGGCCCTGGCCTGGAGCATGCCGTGGTCGCCATCGCGCTGACCTCGTGGCCACCGATCGCACGGCTGGCAAGGGCTGAAACCCTGTCGCTGCGCAAGGCTGACTTCGTTGTCGCGGTCGAGCTGCAGGGCGCCTCGTCGACGCGCATCATCCTGCGTCACATCGTGCCGATGTGCCTGTCGTCGGTGATCATCCGCCTGACCATGAACATGGCCGGGATCATCCTCACCGCTGCGGCGCTGGGCTTCCTCGGCCTTGGCGCACAGGCGCCGCTGCCGGAGTGGGGCGCGATGATCTCCACCGGTCGACGCTACATGCTCGAATGCTGGTGGCTGGTGGCGGTACCGGGTGCGGCGATCATGCTGGTGAGCCTGGCGTTCAACCTGCTGGGCGATGGCCTGCGGGACATTCTCGACCCGCGTAGCGAGTAACTGGAGGCTTTATGTCGTCGCTCAAACTCAACGTCGAAGCGCTCAACGTACGCTTCGTCAACGGCAAGACAGAAATGCACGCGGTGCGCGATGTGTCGTTCACCCTTGGCCGGGAAAAACTGGCCATCGTCGGCGAGTCCGGCTCGGGCAAGTCGACGGTCGGGCGCAGCTTGCTCAAGCTGCACCCCGGCAGCACGCAGATCACCGCCAAGGCCCTGCAGTTCGGCGATGTCGACCTGCTCAGCGCCAGCGAAAAGGCCATGCAGAAGATCCGTGGCCAGCGCATCTCGATGATCATGCAAGACCCCAAGTACTCGCTCAACCCGGTGGTCAAGGTTGGCGACCAGATCGCCGAGGCGTACCTGGCGCACCACAAGGCCAGCCGCAGCGAGGCACGCGAGCGGGTCATGCTGATGCTGGAAAAGGTCCATATCCGCGACCCGAAACGCGTCTACAACCTGTACCCGCATGAAGTCAGCGGCGGCATGGGCCAGCGCATCATGATCGCCATGATGGTCATCACCAACCCGGAGGTGATCATCGCCGACGAGCCGACCTCGGCACTCGACGTGTCGGTGCGCCAGCAGGTGCTCAACGTGCTCGAAGAGCTGGTGGTCGAGCAGCAGATGGGGCTGATCTTCGTCAGCCACGACCTCAACCTGGTGCGCAACTACTGTGACCGGGTGTTGGTGATGTACGCCGGGCGGGTGGTCGAGTCGCTCGCCGCGTGCGACCTGCAGTATGCCGAACACCCTTATACCCGTGGCCTGCTGGCGGCCTTGCCGAGCATGGACAACCGCCGCCCGCGCTTGCCGGTACTGCAACGCGACCCGCTCTGGCTCACCTGCTGAGGTAACTGACATGTCCATGATCCAAGCACAATCGCTGAACCTGAGCTTCGGCGTTGGCGCCACCCTCAACCAGGTGCTGCACGACGTCGACCTGACCGTCGAGGACGGCGAGTCGTTCGGCCTGGTCGGTGAGTCGGGCTCCGGCAAGACCACCGTGCTGCGCTGCCTGGCCGGCCAGTACCGGCACTGGAGCGGGGCGCTGAGCATTGCCGGCGGTGCGTTGCAGCACAAGCTGCCCAAGGAGCACTTTCGCAAGGTGCAGATGGTCTTCCAGGACCCCTACGGCTCGTTGCACCCGCGGCACACCATCGACACCGCCTTGCGCGAGCCGCTGACCATTCACGGCATGGCTGATCGCGACGACCGGATCAACGACATTCTGGTCAAGGTCGGCCTCAATGACAGCTTCCGCTACCGCTATCCGCACCAGTTGTCGGGCGGGCAGCGCCAGCGTGTGGCGATTGCCCGCGCGCTGATCCTCGAGCCGCGTGTGTTACTGCTGGATGAGCCCACTTCGGCGCTGGATGTCTCGGTGCAGGCGGAGATCCTCAACCTGCTGGCAGACCTGCGCCAGCGCGAGAAGCTCACCTACCTGATGGTGACCCACGACCTGGGGGTGGTCAGCCACCTGTGCGACAAGGTCGCGGTGATGCAGCAAGGGCGCATCGTCGAGCGCCTCGACAGCCAAGCGTTGAGCCAGGACCTCGCCCGTCATGACTACACCCGCATGCTGGTCCAGGCCAGCCGCGACTTCAGCGCCGAATCGCCGCGCGCCGCCTCTGCCTGAACCCCTCCCAAGCCTTGCGCCTGAGCCTGCGGGGCAGGGCGCACAGGGCTGCCGATCAAGGAATCCACCATGCCTCATTGCATTATCGATTGCCCGGCCAGCTTGGCTGAGCGGGTTGGCGAGCAGACGCTGCTGGCCGCCGTGCACGACGCCATCGATGCCAGCGGGCTGTTCAAGCCCGGCGACATCAAGGCGCGGCTGAACACCTTCAGCCATTGCCGCTGCGGCGCCGGGCAGGATGATTTCGTGCATGTCGCGCTGTACCTGTTCGCCGGGCGCAGCGCCGAGCAGCGGCGCAGCCTCGCCTCGGCGGGGGTGGCGGCGCTGGTCGGCCTGCTGCCCGAGGTCGAGGCACTATCAATGGATGTGAGGGAAATGGCCCGGGAGACCTTCGTCAACCGCAGCCAGTACCTCGAGCAAGCCGCGTTGACGGCCTGAGCCACGCGGCTGGGCCGCTCAAGCGTGGCGTTATCAATGGCAAAAACAAGGAAGATAAAAACCATGCCGTATGCACACCCTGCTGTCGCTGCACGCAAACACCCACTGGCGGGTGCACTGCTGAGTGCCCTGGCCATGGGCTGCAGCCTGCCGCTCTGGGCGCTGGACGCGCCCGCCAAACTCCAGGTGCCGACGCTGGCCTACGATGAGCAACAGATCATCCTGGTCTGGGAGAAGCCGGCCGACCACGCCGAGATCGTCGATTACCATGTCTATGGCAATGGCAAGCTGCTCGGTGGCAGCAACGCCAACAACGACCAGGTCTCACCGGCCAAGCCTTACATAGACCACTTCTACCAGCAGGACACGCAGAACTTCCATCACCGCATCGCCATTCACAGCTTCACTGCCCAAGGGCTTGCGCCCGATACTGAATACCGCTTCACCGTGCGTTCGGTCGATCGCAACGGCAAGGAGTCGGCCGACAGCCCTGTGGTGGTGCAGCGAACCACGGCCGTCCCGGCACTGTTTGACGTGCAGCAGTACGGTGCCAAGGGTGATGGCAAGGCGCTCGACACGGCCGCCATCCAGCGTGCCATCGACGCTTGCAGCAAGGGCTGCAAGGTGCTGCTGCCTGCCGGCACGTACAAGAGCGGGGCGCTCTACCTCAAGAGCAACATGACCCTGGAAATCGCCGAGGGCGCTACCCTGTTGGGCTCCGAGCGTGCCGAGGACTACCCGCGCGAAGGCTATATCCAGTACCCGTATTCCACCACCGTGCGCCCGGCCTCGCTGATCAACGCGTTGCCGCGCGACCCGCAGGCGCATCAGGCCTTCGAGAACATCCGCATCGTTGGCAAGGGCACGATCGACGGCAATGGCTGGAAGCGTAACCCGGATGTGCTCGACGAGCGCGGGCAAGCCTTGCCCTTCTACCTGCCCAGCGACAACACCCGCTACATGCACGACGGCGTGCTGGCCAAGGCGCAAGTAGAGCGGGCGGTTGCCGAGGGCATGAATGTCAAGGACGCCTACGGCCAGATGCGCTCGTCGCTGATTACCCTGCGCAATGTGACTAACGTGTTCTATGGCGGCTTCACGGTGGTCAACCCGGCCTATCACGGCATCATGAACCTGGAAACGCAGAATGTGGTGCTGGCTAACACTACGCACCGTACCTACGACGCCAACAACGGCGACGGTATCGAGTTTGCCAACAGCCGCGGCGCGCTGGTGTTCAACAACTTCTTCGACACCGGTGACGACTGCGTCAACTTCGCCGCTGGCACCGGTGCGGGTGCGGTCCACCAAAAGCCGCAGGAAGATGCCTGGATCTTCAACAACTATTTCCGCAAAGGCCATGGAATGATCGTGGCGGGCAGCCACACCGGCGCGTGGATTCAGAACATCCTGGCCGAGGACAACGTCTCGGATGGCACCGATGCCGGGCTGCGCATGAAAAGCACCAACTTCATGGGCGGTGGCGCACGCCACGTGACCTTCCGTGATTCAGCCATTCGCAATACCGCAAAACAGGCCTTCATCTTCACCCTGGATTACAACGACCCGAATGCCAAGCTCGACTACAAGCGCTCGACGGTGGCGGGGCAGTTTCGGGATATCACGGTCAGCGACGTGAGCGTGGAAAACGCCAGCACCGCTGCCATCGAGGTGAAGGGCGATAGCAGCCATGGCGCCTGGCATCAGGGGCTGGTGTTCGAGCGTGTACGTTTCAGCGGGCCGGCCCCGGTCAAGATCGATGGCCTGAAAGATTCGCGCTTCGTCGGGCTTCGCTTCACCCACACCGGGGGCGCCAACCCTTGGCAAGTACAGGGCAGCCAAGGGCTGGCCTTCACGGATGTGGAGCCTGCGCCTTAGCTTCAGGCCTCGCTGTAAAAAGCCTGTAGCCGTTGCGCCTCACGCAGGCGCGTACGGCTGTTGCTCAGGTGCAGGTACATGGCAGCGCGCGCCGCATCAACCTGGCGGCTGGCGATGGCATCGTAGATCTGCTGATGTTCGGCGTTGATACCGGCCAGGTAGGTGCTGCGGTTGCTTTGGCCGGTGTAGGCAGAGTTCATGCGCGTGCGGGGGATCATCTTGGTGCCCAGATGCTTCATGATATCGATCAGGTACTGGTTGCCTGCGGCCTTGGCAATTTTCAGGTGGAACTGGAAATCGGCGTTTGTCGTGCTGCCGGATTTTTCCGGGCCCTGCATCAAGGCTTCAAGTGCTTGATGCAGTTCTTCCAGCGCTTGCGGCGTGGCCCGTTCGGCGGCCATGCCGGCGGCTTGCACTTCAAGGCTGAGGCGGTATTCCAGCAGGTCGAGCACATCGGACAACAGGCTGATGGTTGCGGGCCCCACGTTGAAGCTCTCCGGCGCCGGCATGTCCAGCACGAAGGTGCCCACACCGTGGCGGGTCTCGACCAGGCCCGCTGCCTGCATGCGCGACAACGCTTCGCGTACTACCGAGCGGCTGACACCTTCGGTTTCGATCAGTGTGGCTTCGGTCGGCAGCTTGTCACCCCGCTTGAGCGTGCCCTCGCGCATGCGTTCGGCAAAGCGCTCGACCAGTGCTTCGGCCAGGCGGCGGGGCTGTTGAGGGGGGCTGGCGGCAGGGTTCGGCATTGCTGTGCTCTTGTGTTGGCAGCAGCCAGTATAGTGCGTTTTGGCCCTGGGCAGCGGGTATACTCCGGGATCTTCCGCTTAGCAAAGGTTCGCCCAATGGCTTCTGCCCCCCCGGAAAAACGCCTGAATCTCGCCCAGCAACTGGTGCATGACCTGTCGCAGCAGATTCGCTCGGGTGAATTGCCAGCGGGTAGCAAATTGCCCACCGAAGAAGCTGTGACCAAAGCGCGAGGCGTAAGCCGTACCGTGGTGCGTGAAGCCATTTCTCGGTTGCAGGCCGAAGGCCTGGTCGAAACCCGCCGTGGTATCGGCACCTTCGTTGTAGACGCCATCCCGGCAGGTGACTTCCAGAGTACCAGCCCTGGAATGGGCGATGCTTACAACGAGGTGGCGATCATCGAGCTGCGGCTTTGCCTGGAGGTCGAGGCGGC
It contains:
- a CDS encoding ABC transporter ATP-binding protein gives rise to the protein MSMIQAQSLNLSFGVGATLNQVLHDVDLTVEDGESFGLVGESGSGKTTVLRCLAGQYRHWSGALSIAGGALQHKLPKEHFRKVQMVFQDPYGSLHPRHTIDTALREPLTIHGMADRDDRINDILVKVGLNDSFRYRYPHQLSGGQRQRVAIARALILEPRVLLLDEPTSALDVSVQAEILNLLADLRQREKLTYLMVTHDLGVVSHLCDKVAVMQQGRIVERLDSQALSQDLARHDYTRMLVQASRDFSAESPRAASA
- a CDS encoding FadR/GntR family transcriptional regulator, giving the protein MPNPAASPPQQPRRLAEALVERFAERMREGTLKRGDKLPTEATLIETEGVSRSVVREALSRMQAAGLVETRHGVGTFVLDMPAPESFNVGPATISLLSDVLDLLEYRLSLEVQAAGMAAERATPQALEELHQALEALMQGPEKSGSTTNADFQFHLKIAKAAGNQYLIDIMKHLGTKMIPRTRMNSAYTGQSNRSTYLAGINAEHQQIYDAIASRQVDAARAAMYLHLSNSRTRLREAQRLQAFYSEA
- a CDS encoding ABC transporter permease encodes the protein MIANMSSTQASAKPQADTTPASSLDAFYKSSLRVLRHLLRNPMTLAGLLVAVLLIVVATFAPWIATHDPVVQNLANALQAPGAAHWFGTDEYGRDIFSRLVYGSRITLYIITLVTVIVGPIGLFIGTVSGYYGGIVDTVFMRITDIFISFPSLVLALAFIAALGPGLEHAVVAIALTSWPPIARLARAETLSLRKADFVVAVELQGASSTRIILRHIVPMCLSSVIIRLTMNMAGIILTAAALGFLGLGAQAPLPEWGAMISTGRRYMLECWWLVAVPGAAIMLVSLAFNLLGDGLRDILDPRSE
- a CDS encoding glycosyl hydrolase family 28 protein, whose amino-acid sequence is MPYAHPAVAARKHPLAGALLSALAMGCSLPLWALDAPAKLQVPTLAYDEQQIILVWEKPADHAEIVDYHVYGNGKLLGGSNANNDQVSPAKPYIDHFYQQDTQNFHHRIAIHSFTAQGLAPDTEYRFTVRSVDRNGKESADSPVVVQRTTAVPALFDVQQYGAKGDGKALDTAAIQRAIDACSKGCKVLLPAGTYKSGALYLKSNMTLEIAEGATLLGSERAEDYPREGYIQYPYSTTVRPASLINALPRDPQAHQAFENIRIVGKGTIDGNGWKRNPDVLDERGQALPFYLPSDNTRYMHDGVLAKAQVERAVAEGMNVKDAYGQMRSSLITLRNVTNVFYGGFTVVNPAYHGIMNLETQNVVLANTTHRTYDANNGDGIEFANSRGALVFNNFFDTGDDCVNFAAGTGAGAVHQKPQEDAWIFNNYFRKGHGMIVAGSHTGAWIQNILAEDNVSDGTDAGLRMKSTNFMGGGARHVTFRDSAIRNTAKQAFIFTLDYNDPNAKLDYKRSTVAGQFRDITVSDVSVENASTAAIEVKGDSSHGAWHQGLVFERVRFSGPAPVKIDGLKDSRFVGLRFTHTGGANPWQVQGSQGLAFTDVEPAP
- a CDS encoding ABC transporter ATP-binding protein, which produces MSSLKLNVEALNVRFVNGKTEMHAVRDVSFTLGREKLAIVGESGSGKSTVGRSLLKLHPGSTQITAKALQFGDVDLLSASEKAMQKIRGQRISMIMQDPKYSLNPVVKVGDQIAEAYLAHHKASRSEARERVMLMLEKVHIRDPKRVYNLYPHEVSGGMGQRIMIAMMVITNPEVIIADEPTSALDVSVRQQVLNVLEELVVEQQMGLIFVSHDLNLVRNYCDRVLVMYAGRVVESLAACDLQYAEHPYTRGLLAALPSMDNRRPRLPVLQRDPLWLTC
- a CDS encoding 5-carboxymethyl-2-hydroxymuconate Delta-isomerase; the protein is MPHCIIDCPASLAERVGEQTLLAAVHDAIDASGLFKPGDIKARLNTFSHCRCGAGQDDFVHVALYLFAGRSAEQRRSLASAGVAALVGLLPEVEALSMDVREMARETFVNRSQYLEQAALTA